The Sphingomonas crocodyli nucleotide sequence TCGTCCCCCCAGGCGAACGACGCGAATCAATTACGCAGATTTTCGGGAATTACTCCGCCCGGCGCGGGATACTGGTCCGAAGCCGACCAATCTGCGCGGGAGCACCAAAAGCAAAGGCCCGCCTGCGTCACCGCAAGCGGGCCTGAACTGTTGCATCGACGCCGACGATGTCGGCGTCAGGCAAGATCGAGGATCAGTCCTCGACCTTCACCATGTGCTGCACCTTCTTGATCATGCCGCGGACTTCGGGGGTGTCCTGAAGCTCGCGGGTGCGGTGCATCTTGTT carries:
- the rpmD gene encoding 50S ribosomal protein L30 — protein: MATVKVTQIGSPIRRTPDQRATLIGLGLNKMHRTRELQDTPEVRGMIKKVQHMVKVED